A window of the Lactobacillus gasseri ATCC 33323 = JCM 1131 genome harbors these coding sequences:
- a CDS encoding LacI family DNA-binding transcriptional regulator, with product MTTLSDVAKKASVSKMTVSRVINHPQQVTPELRKIVEQAMEQLNYHPNSVASALAHHRTNVVKLVILEDIDTTEPYYMNLLFGIASGLGKKHYALQLATDSEVSGGDGYIITGGRANDAKWLDQLNKPFVLFGENRYGYDFIDTDNKLGEQIATQYALDKNYQSIVFIGIDEKEPFEYSREAGYINTLQKHNMIPKIFRIQNHSSLAEKLIISNWKKFAPNTCFICASDRIAVGVVRAIQRKNGNIPRDFGIIGFDGVFLDQVSNPKLTTIKQNLFKLGELLAEMILQKIQQGGAQQGEVLIEPELIKSESTRN from the coding sequence ATGACTACTTTATCTGATGTAGCGAAAAAAGCTAGCGTGTCTAAGATGACGGTATCGCGCGTCATTAACCATCCTCAACAGGTTACGCCTGAATTAAGAAAAATTGTCGAACAGGCAATGGAACAATTAAATTATCATCCGAATTCAGTTGCAAGTGCCCTAGCCCACCACCGTACAAATGTAGTTAAGCTAGTAATTCTGGAGGATATTGATACAACTGAACCCTATTACATGAATCTGCTTTTTGGAATTGCCAGTGGATTAGGTAAGAAGCACTATGCATTGCAGCTAGCAACCGATAGCGAGGTTAGCGGCGGCGATGGCTATATTATCACGGGTGGCAGAGCAAATGATGCAAAATGGTTAGACCAATTAAATAAACCTTTTGTGTTATTTGGTGAAAATCGTTATGGTTATGATTTTATTGATACTGATAATAAATTAGGCGAACAAATTGCCACACAATATGCTCTAGATAAAAACTATCAGTCAATTGTTTTCATTGGAATTGATGAAAAAGAGCCTTTTGAATATTCAAGAGAAGCTGGATATATTAACACCTTGCAGAAGCATAATATGATTCCTAAAATTTTTAGAATCCAAAATCATAGTAGTTTAGCTGAAAAGTTAATTATTAGTAATTGGAAAAAGTTTGCTCCTAACACTTGCTTTATTTGTGCAAGTGACCGAATTGCAGTTGGTGTTGTACGTGCTATTCAAAGAAAAAATGGAAATATTCCACGGGATTTTGGAATTATTGGCTTTGATGGAGTTTTCTTAGATCAGGTATCTAATCCTAAGCTAACGACTATTAAGCAAAATTTATTTAAGTTAGGTGAACTTTTAGCAGAAATGATTTTGCAAAAGATTCAACAAGGCGGAGCTCAGCAGGGCGAGGTTCTTATTGAACCTGAATTAATAAAAAGTGAATCTACTAGAAATTAA
- a CDS encoding glycoside hydrolase family 13 protein: MRHWYDRAIIYQIYPKSFQDSNGDGIGDLNGIRKRIPYLKELGVNAVWLNPVFVSPQVDNGYDVSNYFAIDPKMGTMEDMDDLIKEMHEAGIHVIMDFVLNHTSDQHPWFQDAIKNPDSIYRDYYIFAGKNNQRPNNWGSFFGGSVWEKDPAGTGQFYFHLFDKRMPDLNWKNPEVRHAMSEIAKYWLEKGIDGLRLDAFIHIAKADLRQNFPVNSENEEPVIAEPFFANLPQVQKWMRPFCEEIKQDYPDALLLGEAASANVNLAVDYTNKDNHLMDSVITFRYFTEDQSQIDPSFSAQYQPKSLDLVKFKQNQAVWQQTLSGVSKPTLYWNNHDMARIATRIAKNDIQARSLAMLMYLQNGLPIIYYGEELGMKNLEFEDATQFEDETVKEFIESAKKAGKTSQEALLMASKTHKLPARGPMPWNNEKNNGFSDGNPWLKGKKVDYANAADEIADNHSMFNFYKKLIALKKEALFEDGGYYLLPTSNDSYVYERNLEDQKALVAVSLSKDPIELDVDPEFKQEKLVAGNYQLKDGKLKLAPYAGVVLEKD; encoded by the coding sequence ATGAGACATTGGTATGACCGAGCAATTATTTATCAAATTTATCCTAAGTCCTTCCAGGATTCTAACGGTGATGGTATTGGCGACTTAAATGGTATTAGAAAAAGAATACCGTATTTGAAGGAACTAGGAGTTAATGCTGTCTGGCTGAATCCAGTCTTTGTTTCACCACAAGTTGATAATGGCTATGATGTATCAAACTATTTTGCCATTGACCCCAAAATGGGAACCATGGAAGATATGGATGACTTAATCAAAGAAATGCATGAAGCTGGAATTCATGTAATTATGGATTTTGTTTTAAACCATACTTCTGATCAACATCCGTGGTTTCAAGATGCAATTAAAAACCCTGATAGTATTTATCGAGACTACTATATTTTTGCTGGTAAAAATAATCAGAGACCAAATAATTGGGGAAGTTTTTTTGGAGGTAGTGTTTGGGAGAAAGATCCTGCTGGAACAGGGCAATTTTATTTTCATCTTTTTGATAAAAGAATGCCCGATTTGAACTGGAAAAATCCTGAAGTCAGACATGCAATGAGTGAAATTGCAAAATATTGGCTAGAAAAGGGAATTGACGGCTTGAGATTAGATGCCTTTATCCATATTGCTAAAGCAGATTTAAGGCAAAATTTCCCAGTTAATAGTGAAAATGAAGAACCCGTGATAGCTGAGCCATTTTTTGCAAACTTACCACAAGTACAAAAATGGATGCGACCTTTCTGTGAGGAAATAAAGCAAGATTATCCTGATGCACTATTGTTAGGAGAAGCAGCAAGCGCGAATGTTAATTTAGCAGTTGATTATACAAATAAAGATAATCACTTGATGGATAGTGTAATTACATTTAGATACTTTACAGAGGATCAAAGTCAGATTGATCCTAGTTTTTCAGCTCAATACCAGCCGAAATCATTAGATTTAGTAAAATTTAAGCAAAATCAGGCTGTTTGGCAACAAACTTTAAGTGGTGTTTCTAAGCCAACCTTGTACTGGAATAATCATGATATGGCTAGAATAGCGACTAGAATTGCTAAAAATGATATTCAAGCTCGGAGCTTAGCCATGCTCATGTATTTACAAAATGGGTTGCCGATTATTTATTATGGCGAAGAACTCGGAATGAAAAATTTGGAGTTTGAAGACGCAACACAATTTGAAGATGAGACAGTTAAAGAATTTATTGAAAGCGCCAAAAAAGCTGGAAAAACTAGTCAAGAAGCATTACTAATGGCAAGTAAAACCCATAAATTGCCAGCTAGAGGGCCAATGCCATGGAATAATGAAAAAAATAATGGCTTTAGTGATGGAAATCCTTGGCTTAAAGGAAAGAAAGTTGATTATGCTAATGCGGCTGATGAAATAGCAGATAACCATAGCATGTTTAATTTCTACAAAAAATTGATCGCCCTAAAGAAAGAAGCATTGTTTGAAGATGGTGGCTACTATTTATTACCAACGTCAAATGACAGCTATGTTTATGAGCGTAATTTAGAAGATCAAAAAGCATTAGTCGCTGTTTCTTTAAGTAAAGATCCTATTGAGCTTGACGTAGATCCTGAATTTAAGCAGGAAAAATTAGTAGCAGGCAACTATCAATTGAAAGATGGAAAATTAAAATTAGCTCCGTATGCGGGAGTAGTATTAGAAAAAGACTAA
- a CDS encoding glycoside hydrolase family 13 protein — protein MQLAALKHRTESEDCTVIDHSHVKIRLHTAKDDVKKVFVHYIDNYLPPVDAATLEMKKAGSGQVNDYWTATLTAPYHRIKYTFEVIGNDGSHIIFGDRSIEKFSDEKLREDGLYFKVPYFHDIDRIKTPAWLKDVVWYQIFPERFANGDKSNDPVNVKPWNPEDHPGREDFYGGDLQGVLDHLDDLQRLGITGLYFCPIFKASSNHKYDTIDYLQVDPAFGDKDLFAKVVNEAHKRGMKVMLDAVFNHLGDQSMQWQDVVKNGAKSRFKDWFHINSYPVEPYRDPSKGEKNPPYETFAFEKHMPKLNTANPEVQDFLLEIATYWVKYFDIDAWRLDVANEVDHHFWKRFHDELIKIKPDFYIVGEIWHSARPWLQGDQFTGVMNYPYTLQIEDHFFKHKLDGKELSEHLTDQLMMYPDIVNQAMMNMLDSHDTARILTLANGNQDLALQAIAYEFVQPGIPCIYYGTEMGMSGDNDPDCRKPMDWGKLNGPVWKRVYELVKFRLDHQDTLNQGDVKLTVTENDLLKVERTGKETINAYYNTSDHDIKIDKKPSLSQNYEDGILAPDGFLVEVKA, from the coding sequence ATGCAACTAGCAGCTTTAAAACATAGAACTGAAAGTGAAGACTGTACAGTAATTGATCACTCACACGTAAAAATTAGACTTCATACTGCTAAAGACGATGTAAAAAAAGTCTTTGTTCACTATATTGATAACTATTTGCCACCCGTAGATGCGGCAACGCTCGAAATGAAAAAGGCAGGTAGCGGTCAAGTAAACGATTATTGGACAGCCACTTTAACAGCACCGTATCACCGAATCAAGTATACTTTTGAAGTTATTGGTAATGATGGTAGCCATATTATTTTTGGTGATCGTAGTATTGAAAAATTTAGTGATGAGAAATTAAGAGAAGATGGCTTATATTTTAAAGTGCCATATTTTCATGATATTGATCGTATTAAAACTCCTGCTTGGCTCAAAGATGTTGTCTGGTATCAAATCTTTCCAGAGCGCTTTGCTAATGGAGATAAAAGTAATGATCCAGTTAACGTTAAGCCCTGGAATCCAGAAGATCATCCCGGCAGAGAAGATTTTTACGGCGGAGACTTGCAAGGAGTATTGGATCATTTAGATGATTTACAAAGGTTAGGGATTACCGGCTTGTATTTCTGCCCTATTTTTAAAGCAAGCTCTAATCACAAATATGACACCATTGATTATTTACAAGTTGATCCAGCTTTTGGCGATAAAGATTTATTTGCAAAAGTAGTGAATGAAGCTCACAAGCGCGGGATGAAAGTAATGTTAGATGCAGTTTTCAACCATCTTGGTGACCAATCAATGCAGTGGCAAGACGTGGTTAAAAATGGAGCCAAATCCCGCTTTAAAGATTGGTTTCATATTAATTCTTATCCTGTTGAACCTTATCGTGATCCAAGTAAGGGAGAAAAGAATCCGCCTTATGAAACCTTTGCTTTTGAAAAGCATATGCCCAAATTAAATACTGCTAATCCAGAAGTACAGGATTTCTTATTGGAAATTGCAACTTATTGGGTAAAATATTTTGATATTGATGCTTGGCGCTTAGATGTAGCAAATGAAGTTGACCACCACTTTTGGAAGAGATTCCACGACGAATTAATTAAAATTAAGCCAGATTTCTATATTGTTGGAGAAATATGGCATTCAGCTCGTCCGTGGCTTCAAGGAGATCAATTTACAGGTGTAATGAACTATCCGTATACTTTGCAAATTGAGGATCATTTTTTTAAGCATAAGTTAGATGGCAAGGAACTTAGCGAACACTTAACTGATCAATTAATGATGTATCCAGATATTGTTAACCAAGCGATGATGAATATGCTTGATTCGCATGATACAGCTCGAATTTTGACTTTAGCAAACGGTAATCAAGATTTAGCTTTACAAGCTATAGCTTATGAGTTCGTTCAACCTGGGATACCATGTATTTATTATGGAACAGAAATGGGGATGAGCGGCGATAACGATCCTGATTGTCGTAAGCCAATGGATTGGGGTAAGTTAAATGGCCCAGTCTGGAAGAGGGTTTATGAATTGGTTAAATTCCGTTTAGACCATCAGGATACTTTAAATCAAGGCGATGTGAAGTTAACGGTAACAGAAAATGATCTACTAAAAGTTGAACGAACAGGAAAAGAAACAATAAATGCCTACTATAATACCAGTGATCATGATATCAAAATTGATAAAAAACCATCGCTTAGTCAAAATTATGAAGATGGTATTTTGGCGCCAGATGGCTTTTTGGTAGAAGTAAAAGCTTAA
- a CDS encoding glycoside hydrolase family 65 protein, with protein sequence MKRIFEVDPWKVTTHEFSKEDKRLQESITAIGNDYMGMRGNFEEGYSGDTLQGTYLAGVWFPDKTVVGWWKNGYPKYFGKTPNAPSFIGIGITVNGEKLDLAKVKFSDFELSLDMHQGLLSRSFIYEGKDVKVKFEFERFLHIIQKEAALIKVKATVLEGHAKIDFDSTLDGTVVNEDSNYDERFWIPLGEDKDRRTIQVKTKPNPYEVPQFTVLLKQALRHNGKALQGEVTTDEAKLSEKLSVELDQGQSYELEKDVIVVTSRDIEEKDQADVAEDFMKKLQTKSFEENLAEHTATWKKRWETSDVEIDGDAAAQQGIRFNILQLFMTYYGEDERLNVGPKGFTGEKYGGATYWDTEAFIVPMYLAITKPSVTKALLQYRHNQLPGAYHNAKEQGLPGALFPMVTFNGIECHNEWEITFEEIHRNADIPHAIAMYTEYTGDDSYVKNEGMDVLVGTARFWAARVHWSKWRNKYVMHGVTGPNEYENNVNNNWFTSTMARWLLKYTLERLPLATKEAQERVHVTEEEKEKWQDIVDKIYLPEDKDLGIFLQQDDFLDKEIRPVSEIEDQRPINQHWSWDKILRSPFIKQADVLQGIYFFPENYTKEQKEKNFDFYEPLTVHESSLSPSIHSVLAAELGKKDKAVELYERTARLDLDNYNNDTVDGLHITSMSGSWLAIVQGFAGMRYDHDQLKFKLFIPDNWNHYSFKINYRGRLIEVYVDHQETKISLLKGEDLEILVNDQKVMLKEGETECLKA encoded by the coding sequence ATGAAGAGAATTTTTGAAGTTGATCCTTGGAAAGTAACAACGCATGAATTTTCTAAGGAAGATAAAAGATTACAAGAAAGTATTACCGCAATTGGTAATGATTATATGGGAATGAGAGGAAACTTTGAAGAAGGCTATTCTGGCGATACTCTTCAAGGTACCTATTTAGCAGGTGTTTGGTTCCCAGATAAAACTGTTGTTGGTTGGTGGAAGAATGGTTATCCAAAATACTTTGGTAAGACTCCTAATGCACCAAGCTTCATCGGAATTGGAATTACTGTTAATGGTGAAAAGCTTGATTTAGCAAAAGTTAAATTTAGTGATTTTGAGTTATCACTTGATATGCATCAAGGCCTTCTCTCAAGAAGTTTTATCTATGAAGGAAAAGATGTCAAAGTTAAGTTTGAATTTGAACGTTTTCTTCATATTATTCAAAAAGAAGCAGCTCTAATTAAAGTTAAAGCAACTGTACTTGAAGGACATGCAAAAATTGATTTTGATTCAACTTTAGATGGAACAGTTGTTAACGAAGATAGTAATTATGATGAACGTTTCTGGATCCCACTTGGTGAAGATAAGGATAGAAGAACTATCCAAGTAAAAACTAAGCCAAATCCATATGAAGTTCCCCAATTTACGGTTTTACTTAAGCAAGCATTACGTCATAACGGGAAAGCACTTCAAGGTGAAGTAACAACTGACGAAGCTAAGTTAAGTGAAAAGCTTTCGGTTGAATTAGATCAAGGTCAAAGTTATGAGCTTGAAAAAGACGTTATTGTTGTGACAAGTCGTGACATTGAAGAGAAAGATCAAGCTGATGTTGCTGAAGACTTCATGAAAAAGCTGCAAACTAAGAGCTTTGAAGAGAACTTAGCTGAGCATACAGCTACTTGGAAAAAGCGCTGGGAAACAAGTGATGTTGAAATTGATGGGGATGCAGCTGCTCAACAAGGTATCCGTTTCAATATTCTTCAATTGTTTATGACTTACTATGGTGAAGATGAAAGATTAAATGTCGGTCCCAAAGGATTTACCGGTGAAAAATATGGCGGTGCTACTTATTGGGACACAGAAGCATTTATTGTTCCAATGTACTTAGCTATTACTAAGCCAAGTGTTACTAAAGCATTGCTTCAATATCGTCATAATCAATTACCAGGCGCTTATCACAATGCTAAAGAACAAGGCCTCCCAGGTGCGTTATTCCCAATGGTTACTTTTAATGGTATTGAATGCCACAACGAATGGGAAATTACTTTTGAAGAAATCCACCGAAATGCTGATATTCCACATGCAATTGCAATGTACACCGAATATACTGGCGACGATAGCTATGTTAAAAACGAAGGCATGGATGTCTTAGTTGGAACTGCAAGATTCTGGGCAGCTAGAGTTCATTGGTCTAAATGGCGTAATAAATATGTAATGCATGGTGTTACTGGACCAAATGAGTACGAAAATAATGTTAACAATAACTGGTTCACTAGTACTATGGCAAGATGGCTTTTGAAATATACTTTAGAGCGTTTGCCGCTTGCAACTAAAGAAGCTCAAGAAAGAGTCCATGTCACTGAGGAAGAAAAAGAAAAGTGGCAAGACATTGTTGATAAGATTTATCTTCCAGAAGATAAAGATTTGGGTATTTTCTTACAACAAGATGACTTCCTTGATAAAGAAATTCGCCCAGTAAGCGAAATTGAAGATCAAAGACCAATTAATCAGCACTGGTCATGGGATAAGATTTTAAGATCGCCATTTATCAAGCAAGCAGATGTATTACAAGGAATCTACTTCTTCCCAGAAAATTACACTAAAGAACAAAAGGAGAAGAACTTTGATTTTTATGAACCACTAACTGTTCATGAAAGTTCATTATCTCCTTCAATTCACTCAGTTTTGGCAGCTGAACTAGGGAAGAAAGATAAGGCTGTTGAGCTTTATGAAAGAACTGCAAGGCTTGACTTAGATAATTACAACAACGATACGGTTGACGGTTTGCACATTACTTCAATGAGTGGTTCATGGCTAGCAATCGTGCAAGGTTTCGCAGGCATGCGTTATGATCACGATCAATTAAAATTTAAGCTATTTATCCCAGATAATTGGAATCATTACAGCTTCAAGATTAATTATCGCGGTCGCTTGATTGAAGTTTATGTCGATCATCAAGAAACTAAGATTTCACTACTCAAAGGTGAAGATCTCGAGATTTTAGTTAATGATCAAAAAGTTATGCTAAAAGAAGGTGAAACTGAATGCTTAAAGGCTTAA